The following coding sequences lie in one Klebsiella huaxiensis genomic window:
- the cadB gene encoding cadaverine/lysine antiporter yields the protein MSSAKKIGLFACTGVVAGNMMGSGIALLPANLASIGSIAIWGWVISIIGAMSLAYVYARLATKNPQQGGPIAYAGEISPAFGFQTGVLYYHANWIGNLAIGITAVSYLSTFFPILNNPVPAGIACIAIVWIFTFVNMLGGTWVSRLTTIGLVLVLIPVVMTAVVGWHWFDVATYQANWNTSATTDSHAVIKSILLCLWAFVGVESAAVSTGMVKNPKRTVPLATMLGTALAGIVYIAATQVIAGMYPASEMAASGAPFAVSASTMLGGWAAPVVSAFTAFACLTSLGSWMMLVGQAGVRAANDGNFPKIYGELDKNGNPKKGLLLAAVKMTVLMVLITLMNSTGGKASDLFGELTGIAVLLTMLPYFYSCVDLIRFEGINVRNLVSLICSILGCGFCFIALMGASSFELAGTFIVSLIILMFYGRKMHQRQSNDSSADNNTASAH from the coding sequence ATGAGTTCTGCCAAGAAGATCGGGCTATTTGCCTGTACCGGTGTCGTAGCCGGTAATATGATGGGGAGCGGTATTGCACTATTACCTGCGAACCTGGCGAGTATCGGTTCTATCGCCATCTGGGGTTGGGTGATATCTATTATTGGCGCAATGTCTCTGGCTTATGTATATGCCCGACTGGCGACCAAAAACCCGCAGCAGGGTGGTCCAATTGCCTATGCGGGTGAAATATCTCCGGCGTTCGGTTTCCAGACCGGCGTCCTTTATTATCACGCAAACTGGATCGGTAATCTGGCTATCGGGATTACTGCCGTCTCTTATTTATCAACCTTCTTCCCAATTTTGAATAATCCGGTCCCGGCGGGTATTGCCTGTATTGCCATTGTATGGATATTTACCTTCGTAAATATGCTCGGCGGAACCTGGGTTAGCCGCCTGACCACAATTGGTCTGGTACTGGTGCTTATTCCGGTGGTGATGACGGCGGTTGTTGGCTGGCACTGGTTTGACGTTGCGACCTATCAGGCTAACTGGAACACTTCCGCGACGACTGACAGCCACGCGGTTATCAAAAGTATCCTGCTCTGCCTGTGGGCCTTCGTAGGTGTCGAATCTGCCGCAGTGAGTACCGGGATGGTGAAAAACCCGAAACGTACCGTGCCGCTGGCCACTATGCTGGGGACCGCGCTGGCAGGTATCGTTTATATCGCCGCGACTCAGGTTATTGCCGGTATGTACCCTGCCTCTGAAATGGCTGCCTCCGGCGCGCCGTTTGCGGTGAGTGCTTCCACTATGCTCGGCGGCTGGGCTGCTCCGGTCGTTTCCGCCTTTACCGCCTTTGCTTGTCTGACTTCGCTTGGTTCGTGGATGATGCTGGTCGGCCAGGCCGGTGTTCGCGCCGCTAACGATGGTAACTTCCCGAAAATCTACGGTGAGCTGGATAAAAACGGTAACCCGAAAAAAGGCCTGCTGCTGGCCGCAGTGAAAATGACTGTTCTGATGGTGCTGATTACCCTGATGAACTCAACCGGCGGTAAAGCTTCCGACCTGTTCGGCGAACTGACCGGTATCGCGGTTCTGCTGACCATGCTGCCTTACTTCTACTCCTGCGTTGACCTGATTCGCTTCGAAGGCATCAACGTCCGCAACCTTGTCAGCCTGATTTGCTCCATCCTCGGCTGCGGGTTCTGCTTCATCGCCCTGATGGGTGCAAGCTCCTTCGAACTGGCCGGTACCTTTATCGTCAGCCTGATTATCCTGATGTTCTACGGTCGCAAAATGCACCAGCGTCAGAGTAACGACAGTTCCGCTGATAACAACACCGCCAGCGCGCATTAA